One genomic region from Ammospiza caudacuta isolate bAmmCau1 chromosome 1, bAmmCau1.pri, whole genome shotgun sequence encodes:
- the ESRP1 gene encoding epithelial splicing regulatory protein 1 isoform X2, whose product MTASPDYLVIVFVTTAGTNGARLGSDERELLQLLWKVVDLRSKELGHLHDVLVRPDHTELTAECQEITQVDVESLALAPPLEQALRQFNQSVSNELNIGVGTSFCFCTDGQLHIRQVLHPEASKKNISLPECFYSFFDLRKEFKKCCPGSPEVSKLDVAAMTEYLNLDKSSPAFPYGASQVEDMGNIILTLISEPYNHRFSDPERVNYKFESGPCSKMELVDDNAVIRARGLPWQSSDQDIARFFKGLNIAKGGAALCLNAQGRRNGEALVRFVSEEHRDLALQRHKHHMGNRYIEVYKATGEDFLKIAGGTSNEVAQFLSKENQVIVRMRGLPFNVTTEEVLTFFGQHCPVTGGKEGVLFVTYPDSRPTGDAFVLFACEEYAQNALKKHKDLLGKRYIELFRSTAAEVQQVLNRYSSTPLIPLPTPPILPVLPQQFVPPTNIRDCIRLRGLPYAATIEDILDFLGEFSTDIRTHGVHMVLNHQGRPSGDAFIQMKSADRAFLAAQKCHKKTMKDRYVEVFQCSAEEMNFVLMGGTLNRNGLSPPPCLSPPAYSFPAPAAVVPTEAALYQPSMLLNPRTLQPSTAYYPAGAQLFMNYTAYYPSMQQRMDLYTQMMRPGQCPKNGFAFKGPSS is encoded by the exons ATGACGGCGTCTCCCGACTACCTGGTGATTGTCTTCGTGACCACGGCGGGCACCAACGGGGCAAGGTTGGGCTCAGACGAGcgagagctgctccagctcctgtggAAAGTGGTCGACCTGAGGAGTAAGGAG CTGGGGCACCTGCATGACGTGCTGGTCCGGCCTGACCACACAGAACTGACGGCTGAGTGCCAGGAGATCACCCAAGTGgatgtggagagcctggcaCTGGCTCCACCGCTGGAGCAGGCACTGAGACAG TTTAATCAGTCCGTGAGCAATGAACTGAACATTGGTGTGGGTacttctttctgtttctgtacTGATGGACAGTTGCACATTAGGCAGGTTCTACACCCTGAAGCTTCTAAAAAG AATATTTCACTGCCTGAATGCTTCTACTCCTTTTTTGACTTGCGGaaagagttcaagaagtgttgCCCTGGCTCACCTGAAGTTAGCAAACTCGATGTTGCAGCCATGACAGAAT ATTTAAATCTTGACAAGAGCAGTCCAGCATTTCCCTATGGAGCCTCTCAAGTTGAAGATATGGGGAATATTATTTTAACATTAATATCTGAACCATACA ATCACAGATTTTCAGATCCAGAAAGGGTAAACTACAAATTTGAAAGTGGACCTTG cagcaagatGGAACTTGTGGATGACAATGCTGTTATCCGAGCAAGAGGATTGCCATGGCAGTCATCTGACCAGGACATAGCGAGGTTCTTCAAAGGTCTAAATATTGCCAA AGGAGGTGCTGCACTCTGTCTCAATGCCCAAGGTAGGAGGAATGGGGAGGCTCTTGTGAGGTTCGTGAGTGAAGAGCACAGAGATCTAGCACTACAAAGGCACAAGCATCACATGGGGAACCGATACATAGAG gtaTACAAGGCAACAGGTGAAGACTTCCTTAAAATTGCAGGAG GTACTTCCAATGAGGTTGCACAGTTCTTGTCAAAAGAAAACCAAGTGATTGTCAGGATGCGAGGTCTTCCTTTCAATGTAACAACAGAAGAAGTGCTGACTTTCTttggccagcactgccctgtaacaggaggaaaggagggagtCCTGTTTGTCACTTACCCTGACAGCAGGCCAACAGGAGATGCCTTTGTCTTGTTTGCTTGTGAGGAATATGCACAAAATGCACTGAAAAAGCACAAGGATTTGCTGGGGAAAAGGTACATTGAACTCTTCCGGAGCACTGCAGCAGAAGTTCAGCAG GTGCTGAACAGGTACTCTTCCACACCTCTCATTCCTCTCCCAACACCTCCAATTCTTCCAGTATTACCTCAACAATTTGTGCCTCCCACTAACATCAGAGACTGCATACGTTTGCGTGGGCTTCCCTATGCTGCTACTATAGAGGACATTCTGGACTTCCTGGGAGAGTTTTCTACAGATATTCGGACCCATGGAGTTCACATGGTTCTAAATCACCAG GGACGTCCATCAGGAGATGCTTTCATTCAGATGAAATCTGCAGATCGAGCCTTCCTGGCTGCACAGAAGTGTCATAAGAAGACTATGAAGGACAGATATGTTGAAGTCTTTCAATGTTCTGCTGAAGAGATGAACTTTGTATTAATGGGGGGCACTTTAAATCGAAATGGCTTGTCCCCGCCACCAT GCCTTTCACCCCCTGCCTACTCCTTTCCGGCTCCTGCTGCAGTTGTGCCAACAGAAGCTGCTCTGTATCAGCCGTCCATGCTTCTGAACCCACGAACACTCCAGCCCTCCACAGCCTACTaccctgctggggctcagctctTCATGAACTACACAGCTTATTACCCCAG TATGCAGCAGAGGATGGACTTGTACACACAAATGATGCGGCCAGGACAGTGTCCAAAGAATGGATTTGCATTTAAAGGCCCCAGCAGTTAG
- the ESRP1 gene encoding epithelial splicing regulatory protein 1 isoform X3, producing the protein MTASPDYLVIVFVTTAGTNGARLGSDERELLQLLWKVVDLRSKELGHLHDVLVRPDHTELTAECQEITQVDVESLALAPPLEQALRQFNQSVSNELNIGVGTSFCFCTDGQLHIRQVLHPEASKKNISLPECFYSFFDLRKEFKKCCPGSPEVSKLDVAAMTEYLNLDKSSPAFPYGASQVEDMGNIILTLISEPYNHRFSDPERVNYKFESGPCSKMELVDDNAVIRARGLPWQSSDQDIARFFKGLNIAKGGAALCLNAQGRRNGEALVRFVSEEHRDLALQRHKHHMGNRYIEVYKATGEDFLKIAGGTSNEVAQFLSKENQVIVRMRGLPFNVTTEEVLTFFGQHCPVTGGKEGVLFVTYPDSRPTGDAFVLFACEEYAQNALKKHKDLLGKRYIELFRSTAAEVQQVLNRYSSTPLIPLPTPPILPVLPQQFVPPTNIRDCIRLRGLPYAATIEDILDFLGEFSTDIRTHGVHMVLNHQGRPSGDAFIQMKSADRAFLAAQKCHKKTMKDRYVEVFQCSAEEMNFVLMGGTLNRNGLSPPPCKLPCLSPPAYSFPAPAAVVPTEAALYQPSMLLNPRTLQPSTAYYPAGAQLFMNYTAYYPRSFYPF; encoded by the exons ATGACGGCGTCTCCCGACTACCTGGTGATTGTCTTCGTGACCACGGCGGGCACCAACGGGGCAAGGTTGGGCTCAGACGAGcgagagctgctccagctcctgtggAAAGTGGTCGACCTGAGGAGTAAGGAG CTGGGGCACCTGCATGACGTGCTGGTCCGGCCTGACCACACAGAACTGACGGCTGAGTGCCAGGAGATCACCCAAGTGgatgtggagagcctggcaCTGGCTCCACCGCTGGAGCAGGCACTGAGACAG TTTAATCAGTCCGTGAGCAATGAACTGAACATTGGTGTGGGTacttctttctgtttctgtacTGATGGACAGTTGCACATTAGGCAGGTTCTACACCCTGAAGCTTCTAAAAAG AATATTTCACTGCCTGAATGCTTCTACTCCTTTTTTGACTTGCGGaaagagttcaagaagtgttgCCCTGGCTCACCTGAAGTTAGCAAACTCGATGTTGCAGCCATGACAGAAT ATTTAAATCTTGACAAGAGCAGTCCAGCATTTCCCTATGGAGCCTCTCAAGTTGAAGATATGGGGAATATTATTTTAACATTAATATCTGAACCATACA ATCACAGATTTTCAGATCCAGAAAGGGTAAACTACAAATTTGAAAGTGGACCTTG cagcaagatGGAACTTGTGGATGACAATGCTGTTATCCGAGCAAGAGGATTGCCATGGCAGTCATCTGACCAGGACATAGCGAGGTTCTTCAAAGGTCTAAATATTGCCAA AGGAGGTGCTGCACTCTGTCTCAATGCCCAAGGTAGGAGGAATGGGGAGGCTCTTGTGAGGTTCGTGAGTGAAGAGCACAGAGATCTAGCACTACAAAGGCACAAGCATCACATGGGGAACCGATACATAGAG gtaTACAAGGCAACAGGTGAAGACTTCCTTAAAATTGCAGGAG GTACTTCCAATGAGGTTGCACAGTTCTTGTCAAAAGAAAACCAAGTGATTGTCAGGATGCGAGGTCTTCCTTTCAATGTAACAACAGAAGAAGTGCTGACTTTCTttggccagcactgccctgtaacaggaggaaaggagggagtCCTGTTTGTCACTTACCCTGACAGCAGGCCAACAGGAGATGCCTTTGTCTTGTTTGCTTGTGAGGAATATGCACAAAATGCACTGAAAAAGCACAAGGATTTGCTGGGGAAAAGGTACATTGAACTCTTCCGGAGCACTGCAGCAGAAGTTCAGCAG GTGCTGAACAGGTACTCTTCCACACCTCTCATTCCTCTCCCAACACCTCCAATTCTTCCAGTATTACCTCAACAATTTGTGCCTCCCACTAACATCAGAGACTGCATACGTTTGCGTGGGCTTCCCTATGCTGCTACTATAGAGGACATTCTGGACTTCCTGGGAGAGTTTTCTACAGATATTCGGACCCATGGAGTTCACATGGTTCTAAATCACCAG GGACGTCCATCAGGAGATGCTTTCATTCAGATGAAATCTGCAGATCGAGCCTTCCTGGCTGCACAGAAGTGTCATAAGAAGACTATGAAGGACAGATATGTTGAAGTCTTTCAATGTTCTGCTGAAGAGATGAACTTTGTATTAATGGGGGGCACTTTAAATCGAAATGGCTTGTCCCCGCCACCATGTAAGTTACCAT GCCTTTCACCCCCTGCCTACTCCTTTCCGGCTCCTGCTGCAGTTGTGCCAACAGAAGCTGCTCTGTATCAGCCGTCCATGCTTCTGAACCCACGAACACTCCAGCCCTCCACAGCCTACTaccctgctggggctcagctctTCATGAACTACACAGCTTATTACCCCAG ATCCTTCTACCCTTTCTGA
- the ESRP1 gene encoding epithelial splicing regulatory protein 1 isoform X1 codes for MTASPDYLVIVFVTTAGTNGARLGSDERELLQLLWKVVDLRSKELGHLHDVLVRPDHTELTAECQEITQVDVESLALAPPLEQALRQFNQSVSNELNIGVGTSFCFCTDGQLHIRQVLHPEASKKNISLPECFYSFFDLRKEFKKCCPGSPEVSKLDVAAMTEYLNLDKSSPAFPYGASQVEDMGNIILTLISEPYNHRFSDPERVNYKFESGPCSKMELVDDNAVIRARGLPWQSSDQDIARFFKGLNIAKGGAALCLNAQGRRNGEALVRFVSEEHRDLALQRHKHHMGNRYIEVYKATGEDFLKIAGGTSNEVAQFLSKENQVIVRMRGLPFNVTTEEVLTFFGQHCPVTGGKEGVLFVTYPDSRPTGDAFVLFACEEYAQNALKKHKDLLGKRYIELFRSTAAEVQQVLNRYSSTPLIPLPTPPILPVLPQQFVPPTNIRDCIRLRGLPYAATIEDILDFLGEFSTDIRTHGVHMVLNHQGRPSGDAFIQMKSADRAFLAAQKCHKKTMKDRYVEVFQCSAEEMNFVLMGGTLNRNGLSPPPCKLPCLSPPAYSFPAPAAVVPTEAALYQPSMLLNPRTLQPSTAYYPAGAQLFMNYTAYYPSMQQRMDLYTQMMRPGQCPKNGFAFKGPSS; via the exons ATGACGGCGTCTCCCGACTACCTGGTGATTGTCTTCGTGACCACGGCGGGCACCAACGGGGCAAGGTTGGGCTCAGACGAGcgagagctgctccagctcctgtggAAAGTGGTCGACCTGAGGAGTAAGGAG CTGGGGCACCTGCATGACGTGCTGGTCCGGCCTGACCACACAGAACTGACGGCTGAGTGCCAGGAGATCACCCAAGTGgatgtggagagcctggcaCTGGCTCCACCGCTGGAGCAGGCACTGAGACAG TTTAATCAGTCCGTGAGCAATGAACTGAACATTGGTGTGGGTacttctttctgtttctgtacTGATGGACAGTTGCACATTAGGCAGGTTCTACACCCTGAAGCTTCTAAAAAG AATATTTCACTGCCTGAATGCTTCTACTCCTTTTTTGACTTGCGGaaagagttcaagaagtgttgCCCTGGCTCACCTGAAGTTAGCAAACTCGATGTTGCAGCCATGACAGAAT ATTTAAATCTTGACAAGAGCAGTCCAGCATTTCCCTATGGAGCCTCTCAAGTTGAAGATATGGGGAATATTATTTTAACATTAATATCTGAACCATACA ATCACAGATTTTCAGATCCAGAAAGGGTAAACTACAAATTTGAAAGTGGACCTTG cagcaagatGGAACTTGTGGATGACAATGCTGTTATCCGAGCAAGAGGATTGCCATGGCAGTCATCTGACCAGGACATAGCGAGGTTCTTCAAAGGTCTAAATATTGCCAA AGGAGGTGCTGCACTCTGTCTCAATGCCCAAGGTAGGAGGAATGGGGAGGCTCTTGTGAGGTTCGTGAGTGAAGAGCACAGAGATCTAGCACTACAAAGGCACAAGCATCACATGGGGAACCGATACATAGAG gtaTACAAGGCAACAGGTGAAGACTTCCTTAAAATTGCAGGAG GTACTTCCAATGAGGTTGCACAGTTCTTGTCAAAAGAAAACCAAGTGATTGTCAGGATGCGAGGTCTTCCTTTCAATGTAACAACAGAAGAAGTGCTGACTTTCTttggccagcactgccctgtaacaggaggaaaggagggagtCCTGTTTGTCACTTACCCTGACAGCAGGCCAACAGGAGATGCCTTTGTCTTGTTTGCTTGTGAGGAATATGCACAAAATGCACTGAAAAAGCACAAGGATTTGCTGGGGAAAAGGTACATTGAACTCTTCCGGAGCACTGCAGCAGAAGTTCAGCAG GTGCTGAACAGGTACTCTTCCACACCTCTCATTCCTCTCCCAACACCTCCAATTCTTCCAGTATTACCTCAACAATTTGTGCCTCCCACTAACATCAGAGACTGCATACGTTTGCGTGGGCTTCCCTATGCTGCTACTATAGAGGACATTCTGGACTTCCTGGGAGAGTTTTCTACAGATATTCGGACCCATGGAGTTCACATGGTTCTAAATCACCAG GGACGTCCATCAGGAGATGCTTTCATTCAGATGAAATCTGCAGATCGAGCCTTCCTGGCTGCACAGAAGTGTCATAAGAAGACTATGAAGGACAGATATGTTGAAGTCTTTCAATGTTCTGCTGAAGAGATGAACTTTGTATTAATGGGGGGCACTTTAAATCGAAATGGCTTGTCCCCGCCACCATGTAAGTTACCAT GCCTTTCACCCCCTGCCTACTCCTTTCCGGCTCCTGCTGCAGTTGTGCCAACAGAAGCTGCTCTGTATCAGCCGTCCATGCTTCTGAACCCACGAACACTCCAGCCCTCCACAGCCTACTaccctgctggggctcagctctTCATGAACTACACAGCTTATTACCCCAG TATGCAGCAGAGGATGGACTTGTACACACAAATGATGCGGCCAGGACAGTGTCCAAAGAATGGATTTGCATTTAAAGGCCCCAGCAGTTAG